The window AACCCTGCTTGCGGGTGGCAGCGTCCAATGTCTCGGCCTGAAGCGTCAACGCCTTGAACTGGGCGATCTGGCGATACACCTGCGGCACCTCGGCGTTAAGCGAAACACTTTCTAGGCTGGCGACAGCAGCATCCGTGTCATCAGCAGCCACCTGTTCAGACGCGGTAAGCAAGGCCAGAACAGCGTCAGCCGTAGGGCTTGGTGCTTCTACTGTTTCCAGTGCAGCGACACGTTCTGCCGCATCATCGCTTTCCAGCGCGCCCAACATTGCATCGCCAAGGCTTTCAGCCTGCGCGCGCGCCTGTGCAGCGCGGTATTCCGAATATGCAGCACCACCTACAATCAGCAGCACGGCCAACACGCCGATCCAGCCATAGCGCTTGAGCTTTGCCATCATCTGGTCGCGGCGCAGCTCTTCTGTGACTTCTTCGATAAATCCGTCGCTATTACTCATCCGGCTATGGCCCCTGCCTATCCTGTTTTGCCTCTCTTAACGAACGCGCAGGTGCAAGCCAAGTCCCAAGCCTGTTGCACAGGTAATCAGCGCATCAGCGCGTGACCGCGCGATTGCAGCAGAAATAGTGTGAAATCCTATATTCCTAACTATGCCCTGTACCTGTGATGCATTACACACGGGCCAAATTGCAGTTTTGTGGTTCTTGCATCCGGCAATAGGGCTACTTTGCGCAGACATACAAAGAGGCTTCACATGCGTATCTTTCCCATTCTTGCCGCAATCGCCATGGCAGCGTTTCTGTATATGGCGATTCTCGAACGGCCGACGCTTTTGGCATTCTTCGGAGCCGGAGAAGAAGAGAAAGCCGAGGCAGCCAACGAGACACCGGTTGCGGCACCGATATCAGCTGAAAAGCGGGTCAAGGTTGTTGTTGAACGGCTGAACGCCCAAAGCATCGACAGCGCAGTTGTCTTACGCGGACAGACAGCCGCAGCACGGCAGGTAGACGTAAAGGCAGAAACATCCGCCATCGTAGTATCAGAGCCGCTGCGCAAGGGAGCCAAGGTAGAAACAGGCCAGATCATGTGCCGATTGGACGAAGGCACGCGCCGTGCCGCTCTTGAACAAGCCCGCGCGCAACTGGCCGAGGCGAAATCGCGCGTTCCCGAAGCGCAGGCCCGCGTGCAAGAGGCACAAGCCCGCCTTGAAGAAGCCAAGATAAACCAGAACGCGTCATCGCGGCTTAATGAAGGTGGATTTGCTTCCACCACACGGCTGGCAAGCTCGGATGCGGCTGTTGCCACGGCAGAGGCCGGTGTCAGCTCGGCCCAATCCGGCCTCAGCGCCGCGCAATCGGGCATCGAAGCAGCACAGGCCGCAGTGGCAGGCGCCCAGACAGAGTTGGACCGCCTTGTCATCGAAGCGCCCTTCGGTGGATTGCTCGAAAGCGATACAGCCGAGCTTGGCTCGCTTTTGCAGGCGGGCGCACTGTGTGGCACGATCATCCAGCTTGATCCGATCAAACTGGTTGGCTTTATTCCCGAAACCCAAGTCAACCGTGTGCAAGTAGGCGCTATGGCCGGCGCAAGACTGGCAGCGGGTGGTGGTGAGGTGCGCGGCAAAGTGACCTTTATCTCGCGTTCGGCCGATCCGCAGACCCGCACGTTTCTGACCGAGATCGAAGTGCCGAACCCCGACCTGAAAATCCGTGACGGGCAGACCGCTGAAATTCTCATCGCATCCGAAGGGGCCGATGCGCATTTGGTGCCGCAAAGCGCGCTGACGTTAAACGACGAAGGCACGCTGGGGATGCGATTGGTCGATGACAACAACATCGTTGATTTCCGCGCCGTTGAAATCATCCGCGACACTTCGAAAGGGGTATGGGTCACCGGGTTGCCAATGCAGGCGAACGTGATCGTGGTTGGACAGGAATACGTTGTTGAAGGCGTCGAAGTTGATCCGACATTCCGGGAGGTCACGCAATGACGGGAATTGTCGATTGGGCCGCCTCGCGCGCCCGGATGGTGCTGGCCTTTATCTTGCTAAGCCTTGTTGTGGGTGCCTATGCCTACACCACATTGCCCAAAGAAGGAGAGCCGGACATCGAGATTCCGGCTCTTTTCGTATCCGTCCCCTTCCCCGGCATTTCCGCCGCGGATGCCGAGACACTTCTGCTCAAACCCATGGAGACCGAACTAAGCGATCTGGACGGGCTGAAGAAAATGACCGGCACCGCATCCGAAAATTATGCGGGCCTTGCGCTTGAATTCGAATTCGGCTGGGACAAGACCTCGATCATTGCCGATGTGCGCGATGCCATGGGAACCGCAGAGGCGCAATTCCCCGAAGGAGCCGAGACTTATTCGATCAACGAGATCAACTTTTCCGAATTCCCGATCATCATTGTTAATATGACCGGCCCCGTGCCAGAGCGCACGATGGCACGATATGCCAAGCTGTTGCAGGATGATCTTGAGGGGCTCGAAGCCGTTTTGGAAGCGGGCATCGCGGGCAACCGCGACGAAATGCTCGAAGTGTTGATCGACCCGCTCAAGCTTGAATCCTATGACGTGACCGCAGCGGAGTTGATCCAGACGGTACAGAACAACAACCAGTTGATCGCCGCAGGCGAGATCGAAAGCCAAAGCGGCACTTTTTCGGTGAAAATCCCCTCAAGCTTTGATGAGCCGCGCGATGTCTACAATTTGCCGGTGAAGACCAACGGCGACCGTGTTGTGACGCTGGGTGATCTGGCGGAAATCCATCTGACCTTCGAAGACCGTCTTGGAACATCGCGGTTCAACGGAGAGCCGTCGATGGCGCTGCAAGTGGTCAAGCGCAAGGGTTACAACCTGATCGACACTGCCAGCGCGGTCAAAAAGCTGGTGGCAGAAAGCCGCGAACAATGGCCAGAAGAGCTCAAGGCAGCTGTGCAGGTTGGCACATCCAACGATCAAAGCCGCGTGGTTAACAGCATGGTGCAGCAGCTGCTCGGATCGGTGTTTACCGCGATTGCGCTTGTGATGATCGTGGTGCTTGCCGCCCTTGGTATCCGCGCGGCCTTGCTGGTGGGGTTCGCGATCCCGACCTCGTTCCTGTTGTGTTTTGCGTTTCTCGCGCTGATGGGGATTTCGATCTCGAACATCGTTATGTTCGGCCTGATCCTTGCCGTGGGTATGCTGGTGGATAGTGCCATTGTTGTGGTGGAATACGCCGATCAGGAGCAGCAAAAAGGCATCGGCCCGATGGAGGCCTATGTGCTGGCAGCCAAACGGATGTTCTGGCCGGTGATCTCCTCTACAGCGACAACGCTCTGCGCGTTTTTGCCAATGCTTTTTTGGCCCGGTGTGCCCGGAGAATTCATGGGCATGCTGCCTGTAACGCTCATTTTCGTGCTCTCGGCTTCACTGGTGGTTGCGCTGGTGTACCTGCCCGTGATGGGCGGAGTCACAGGACGGTTGGAGCGTTGGATGGCCAGCAACATGGAGCGCATCGCGAGCCTGCCATGGTATCTCCATCTGCTGTTGTTGCCTGCGGCTTTCGTGATGATCTTTCCCGCGATGTCGCTGCTGGTACCTGGCAAGGCGGGCGATCCGGGCCTGTTGTTCCAGTGGATGGGCGCGCAGTTTAGCGCCATGGACGGGCTTGATCTGCTCACTTCCGTGATCCCAACCTTCGTCAAAGTCTTTGCTTTGGTGCTGGTGGGGGCTGTGGTGTTGCTGGTGGCTTTGGGCGGTTTCATGCTGCTGCTGCTGGCGCTCTTTGCAGTGCTGACGCGGCTCGGCAAGTGGGGCCGTTGGTTGGCTTCACAGCTTTTCCGCAAGGAGCCGGACCGCATTTACGCCGGTTACAAGCGCTCGCCCTTTGGCAAGTTCATCGAAATCATTGCGGGCAATCCGGTCATGCCACTTGTCACCTGCGGTTTCATCTTTGTTTTTGTGGGCACCACGCTGATCTTCTTTTCCAACAACTCCAAAGGTGTTGAGTTCTTCGTGGAATCAGAACCCGAGCAGGCGATTGTCTATGTGCTTGCGCGCGGCAACATGTCGCTGAACGAAAAGGACGATCTGCTACGGCAGGCAGAGCAGGTTGTGATCCGTCACCCCGGTATCGCTACCGCGTTCTCTTTTGCCGGCGAAGGTGGCCTGGATAGCAACACAGGCGGATCACAGGCCCCCAAGGACCTGATCGGTCAGGTCCAGTTCGAAACCGTCCCTTGGGAAGACCGCGCCCTACGCCCCGAACTTGACGGGGACATCGTCATCGCGGAACTGACCGAACAGCTATCGGACATCCCCGGCATCCAGATCGAGGTGCTCTCACTTGACCGTGGGCCTGCCTCTGGCAAGCCTGTGCATCTGCGATTCAAGGGCGACCGGTTTGACGATCTAATGGCGGCGACCGCAATGGCGCGCGATCATTTCAACACGGTGCCCGGCCTGATCCTGATCGAAGACACGCGTCCCCTGCCCGGCATTGACTGGCAAATCGATGTGGATGTGGAAAAGGCCGGTCAATACGGAGCGGATGTGCTGAGCGTGGGAGCGATGGTGCAACTGGTCACGCGGGGTCTGCTGCTGGATACCATGCGGGTGGACACATCGGATGAAGAGATTGAGATCCGCGTGCGCCTGCCTGAAGAAGACCGGCTTCTTTCAACGCTTGATACGCTCAAGGTCCGCACCATTGACGGACTGGTCCCGCTGTCAAACTTTGTGACCCGCACCGCCGTGCCAAAATTGGCCGAGATCAGCCGCATCGACCAAAAACGGTATATGGACGTCAAAGCGGACGTGACACCGGGCCTGATGAAGATCGTCAAGGTTGCCCAAGCGGGTGATGATCCCGCCGCCATGCCAACGCTCGCCACCCTGCGCCCGGCCGGAGAGGACGCAGATTTCACCGACACTGGCGGGACAGGGTTCAAGATCACCAATCTTACCGCTGCGGCAGATGGTATCGACCTGCAAGAAGACTACAACGCGCTGAAACTGCGCCTTGTGCCGGTGAACGCAAACGAGCGGATCGCAGAGATTTCCAAATGGGTCGAAACCGCCGATCTGCCAGACGGCATCTCCTATGAATGGACCGGAGATCAGGAAGATCAGGCCGAAAGCCAAGCGTTCCTTAGCTCTGCCTTCACGGCCGCGCTGGGGTTGATGTTCATCATTCTCTTGGCCCAGTTCAACTCTTTCTACAACTCTGTGCTGGTTCTAATTGCGGTGGTGTTGTCCACCACGGGCGTACTGATCGGCATGCTGGTCATGGATCAGACATTCTCGATCATCATGACCGGAACGGGGATTGTGGCTTTGGCCGGTATCGTGGTGAACAACAACATCATCCTGATCGACACCTATCAGGAGTTCAGCCAGTACATGCCGCGGATCGAAGCGATCATCCGCACAGCACAGGCACGCATTCGCCCCGTGCTGCTGACCACCATAACCACGATGGCAGGTCTTGCGCCTATGATGTTTGGCCTAAGCCTCGATTTTGCCAACGGCGGATATACAATCGATAGCCCCACCGCGCTTTGGTGGAAGCAGTTGGCGACAGCGGTTGTCTTCGGCCTTGGTATTGCGACCGTGCTGACACTGGTGGTGACGCCATCATTGCTGGCGATCCGTGTCTGGGCCTCTACCTATGCGATGTGGGTGGCACGCCTGCTGGCGCGCATGTCCATGGGCCGCGCCAGCCGTGCCGCACGTGACTGGGCGCTGCAACGCAACGCCCGCCGTCAAAGCCCGCAGGAGCTGATCTGGAGTGACGAAAATCTGGATCAAGACCCGCCAGCCGCGCATGTCAAACCGGCAGAGTAACGCCTGTTCACCGGGAAGTGACCGCAAGGCCCCTCGCGATATTCGCGGGGGGCCTTATGCTTTGGTGCAGATGTTCATTTGAAATAAGGATGTTTTCCATGCTGCGCTATTTCCGTCCCATTATCACCGCCACCGTGCTCGGCGCTGCTGCCCTGCCAGCCTCGGCCGAGATGATATCCAAAACCAGCCCGCATTCTGTCGCTGTCACCATAGACCGCCTTGCTGAAGCAGTGACCGGCGCGGGCGCGACCGTTTTCGCCCGTATAGACCATGCCGCAGGAGCCACCAAAGTGGACATGGACCTGCGGCCCACCGAGCTGCTGATTTTCGGAAACCCCAAGCTGGGCACACCGGCCATGATGGATGCGCAAACCGCCGGGCTTGATCTGCCGCTACGGGTTCTTGCCTATGCTGACGCCGAAGGTGTCGTTCAAGTCACCTACCATGACCCGTCCACTCTCGCCTCAGAGCACGGCCTTGCGGTTGATGCTCCCTATCTTGCGATGATGACAGGCGCATTGGACAAGCTCACCGCCAAAGCTGTCGCGGCGGAATAACACTGCTAAACGCGCCTTGTTTTCGTTCCGCGCACCAATAGTCAGTCAGGTGCGCGGAAAAAGTATGACGTGCCTTCCGAAGGGCTGCCAATGAGCTTACGGTCCAGCCCCTACTCTTCGGACTGCTGACGATGCCAAAGCTGGGCGTAACGCCCGTTTTGCGCCAGCAGCGCATCATGGGTGCCGCGTTCTACCACTTCGCCTTTCTCAAGCACGATAATCGTGTCAGCTTCGGCAACTGTGCTGAGCCGGTGCGCAATGGTCAAAACCGTGCGCCCTTTCCCAGCCTGCCGCAATGCGTCCTGAATTTCATGCTCGGTCTCGCTGTCCAATGCGCTGGTTGCTTCATCCAAAAGCAGGATCGGCGGATCTTTCAGCAATGTGCGCGCAATGCCGACACGTTGCTTTTCACCGCCAGACAGCTTCAGCCCCCGTTCACCCACCGACGTCTCATATCCGTCCGGCAATGCGACGATAAAGTCGTGGATTTGTGCCGCTTTGGCCGCTGCCTCAACCTCGGCCTGCGTGGCGCCGTCGCGGCCATAGGCAATGTTGTACCCGATTGTATCATTGAACAGCACCGTATCCTGCGGCACCACACCGATCTGCCGGTGCAATGAGTTTTGCGTCACATCCCGTACGTCCTGGCCGTCAATGGTAAGGCTGCCTTTCTGCACATCATAAAAACGGAACAAGAGCCGACCGATGGTCGATTTGCCCGAACCTGTGGAACCGACAATCGCCACCATCTCACCCGGCTTTGCCACGATGCTTACACCGTTCAGGATATTGCGATCCGCGTTATAGCCGAAATGGACATCGTCCAGCCGTACTTCTCCGCCTGTGACAACAAGTTCCGGCGCGTCGGGTTTATCGTTGATTTCAGCGGGCTGCTCCAGCAGGTCAAACATTTGCCCCATGTCGACAAGAGCCTGACGAATCTCGCGGTAGACAGTCCCGAGGAAGTTCAGCGGAACAGTGATTTGGATCATGTAGGCGTTCACCATCACGAAATCACCAACTGTCAGCGTCCCGTTCTGGACACCCAAAGCCGCCATGACCATCACGGCAACAAGCCCCACAGTGATAATCAGCGACTGTCCGAAGTTCAGAAAGGCCAGTGAATAGTTGGTCTTGATCGCCGCCTGCTCATACCCTGCCATGGCCACGTCGTAGCGGCCTGCTTCGCGCGCCTCTGCGCCGAAGTATTT is drawn from Sulfitobacter sp. S223 and contains these coding sequences:
- a CDS encoding DUF302 domain-containing protein; translation: MLRYFRPIITATVLGAAALPASAEMISKTSPHSVAVTIDRLAEAVTGAGATVFARIDHAAGATKVDMDLRPTELLIFGNPKLGTPAMMDAQTAGLDLPLRVLAYADAEGVVQVTYHDPSTLASEHGLAVDAPYLAMMTGALDKLTAKAVAAE
- a CDS encoding ABCB family ABC transporter ATP-binding protein/permease; translated protein: MRVLRNVAPYLWPKDMAWVRKRVIWAMIALVVSKMVTVATPFFYRDAVDAMAGEGAPMFALGAISLTIAYGMARLMGVGFQQLRDAIFAPVAQRALRMLALETFNHIHRLSMRYHITRKTGGLSRIIERGVKGVEFLLRFLLFSIGPLILELALVGIILMILFDVTYLLVVAVTIGLYVWFTFAVTEWRVKLRRQMNDQDTDANQKAIDSLLNYETVKYFGAEAREAGRYDVAMAGYEQAAIKTNYSLAFLNFGQSLIITVGLVAVMVMAALGVQNGTLTVGDFVMVNAYMIQITVPLNFLGTVYREIRQALVDMGQMFDLLEQPAEINDKPDAPELVVTGGEVRLDDVHFGYNADRNILNGVSIVAKPGEMVAIVGSTGSGKSTIGRLLFRFYDVQKGSLTIDGQDVRDVTQNSLHRQIGVVPQDTVLFNDTIGYNIAYGRDGATQAEVEAAAKAAQIHDFIVALPDGYETSVGERGLKLSGGEKQRVGIARTLLKDPPILLLDEATSALDSETEHEIQDALRQAGKGRTVLTIAHRLSTVAEADTIIVLEKGEVVERGTHDALLAQNGRYAQLWHRQQSEE
- a CDS encoding efflux RND transporter permease subunit, encoding MTGIVDWAASRARMVLAFILLSLVVGAYAYTTLPKEGEPDIEIPALFVSVPFPGISAADAETLLLKPMETELSDLDGLKKMTGTASENYAGLALEFEFGWDKTSIIADVRDAMGTAEAQFPEGAETYSINEINFSEFPIIIVNMTGPVPERTMARYAKLLQDDLEGLEAVLEAGIAGNRDEMLEVLIDPLKLESYDVTAAELIQTVQNNNQLIAAGEIESQSGTFSVKIPSSFDEPRDVYNLPVKTNGDRVVTLGDLAEIHLTFEDRLGTSRFNGEPSMALQVVKRKGYNLIDTASAVKKLVAESREQWPEELKAAVQVGTSNDQSRVVNSMVQQLLGSVFTAIALVMIVVLAALGIRAALLVGFAIPTSFLLCFAFLALMGISISNIVMFGLILAVGMLVDSAIVVVEYADQEQQKGIGPMEAYVLAAKRMFWPVISSTATTLCAFLPMLFWPGVPGEFMGMLPVTLIFVLSASLVVALVYLPVMGGVTGRLERWMASNMERIASLPWYLHLLLLPAAFVMIFPAMSLLVPGKAGDPGLLFQWMGAQFSAMDGLDLLTSVIPTFVKVFALVLVGAVVLLVALGGFMLLLLALFAVLTRLGKWGRWLASQLFRKEPDRIYAGYKRSPFGKFIEIIAGNPVMPLVTCGFIFVFVGTTLIFFSNNSKGVEFFVESEPEQAIVYVLARGNMSLNEKDDLLRQAEQVVIRHPGIATAFSFAGEGGLDSNTGGSQAPKDLIGQVQFETVPWEDRALRPELDGDIVIAELTEQLSDIPGIQIEVLSLDRGPASGKPVHLRFKGDRFDDLMAATAMARDHFNTVPGLILIEDTRPLPGIDWQIDVDVEKAGQYGADVLSVGAMVQLVTRGLLLDTMRVDTSDEEIEIRVRLPEEDRLLSTLDTLKVRTIDGLVPLSNFVTRTAVPKLAEISRIDQKRYMDVKADVTPGLMKIVKVAQAGDDPAAMPTLATLRPAGEDADFTDTGGTGFKITNLTAAADGIDLQEDYNALKLRLVPVNANERIAEISKWVETADLPDGISYEWTGDQEDQAESQAFLSSAFTAALGLMFIILLAQFNSFYNSVLVLIAVVLSTTGVLIGMLVMDQTFSIIMTGTGIVALAGIVVNNNIILIDTYQEFSQYMPRIEAIIRTAQARIRPVLLTTITTMAGLAPMMFGLSLDFANGGYTIDSPTALWWKQLATAVVFGLGIATVLTLVVTPSLLAIRVWASTYAMWVARLLARMSMGRASRAARDWALQRNARRQSPQELIWSDENLDQDPPAAHVKPAE
- a CDS encoding efflux RND transporter periplasmic adaptor subunit; this translates as MRIFPILAAIAMAAFLYMAILERPTLLAFFGAGEEEKAEAANETPVAAPISAEKRVKVVVERLNAQSIDSAVVLRGQTAAARQVDVKAETSAIVVSEPLRKGAKVETGQIMCRLDEGTRRAALEQARAQLAEAKSRVPEAQARVQEAQARLEEAKINQNASSRLNEGGFASTTRLASSDAAVATAEAGVSSAQSGLSAAQSGIEAAQAAVAGAQTELDRLVIEAPFGGLLESDTAELGSLLQAGALCGTIIQLDPIKLVGFIPETQVNRVQVGAMAGARLAAGGGEVRGKVTFISRSADPQTRTFLTEIEVPNPDLKIRDGQTAEILIASEGADAHLVPQSALTLNDEGTLGMRLVDDNNIVDFRAVEIIRDTSKGVWVTGLPMQANVIVVGQEYVVEGVEVDPTFREVTQ